A region of the Oceanivirga salmonicida genome:
CATGTTAGAGGATCAGTAATGAATCCTGTGGATCACCCACACGGAGGAGGAGAAGGAAGATCTCCTATCGGTAGAAAATCACCAGTTACACCTTGGGGTAAACCAACTCTTGGGAAGAAAACTAGAGGTAAGAAAAATAGCGATAAGTTCATAGTAAGAAAAAGAAAGAAATAACAGTAATATAATGAAATAAAGGAGGAAAAATGGCTCGTTCATTAAAAAAAGGACCTTTTGTTGATTTACACTTATTAAAAAAAGTAGAACAAATGGGAGAAAAAAAACAAGTTATTAAAACATGGTCAAGAAGATCAACAATATTCCCTCAATTTATAGGTTACACATTTGCAGTGTATAATGGTAAAAAACATATACCTGTTTATGTAACTGATGAAATGATAGGACACAAACTTGGAGAGTTCGCACCAACAAGAACTTTCTATGGTCATGGAAAAGATAAAAAAGATAAGAAAAAATAGGAAATCTGAAAGGAGATAGACATGGCAGCATACGCTAAGTTAACTTACCAAAGATTAAGTCCGCAAAAAGCAAGACTAGTTGCAGATATAGTTAGAGGTAAAAATGCAGAAGAAGCATTAAATATTTTAAGATTTACTAATAAAAAAGCAGCTCCATTAATTGAAAAAGTATTAAGATCAGCAATAGCAAATGCCGAACATAATTTCGGTATGGATGTAAATAAATTGTATGTATCAAAGATTTTAATAGATAAAGGACCAGTTCTTAAAAGAATGAATCCAAGAGCGATGGGTAGAGCGGATGTTATTAGAAAACCATTAGCACATATAACTGTAGAAGTTGATGAAAGAAATATAGAAGCATAGGAGGTAAACTGTGGGACAAAAAGTAGATCCTAGGGGACTAAGAATTGGGATAGTAAAGACATGGAATTCTAGTTGGTTTGCAGAAGGAAAAGAATACTTAAACAATTTTCATGAAGATTTAAAAATAAAAGATTATATAAAGAAAAATTATTACCATGCAGGTATTTCAAACATATACATTGAAAGAAATTCAGAAACAGAAGTAACTGTAATAATAGAAACAGCTAAAGCTGGTATATTAATAGGTAGAAAAGGTCAAGAAATAGAAGCTTTAAGAGCAAAACTTGAAAAAATGACAGGTAAAAAGGTAAATGCGAAAGCATTAGAAGTTAAAAATCCTAATAAAGACGCTCAATTAGTAGCTGAAAGTATTGCGACAGCAGTTGAAAAACGTGTGGCATATAAAAGAGCTATGCAACAAGCTATACAAAGAGCAGAAAAATCTGGCGTTAAAGGTATAAAAATAATGGTATCAGGAAGATTAAATGGTGCGGAAATCGCAAGATCTGAATGGACATTATCTGGTAGAGTACCTTTACATACTTTAAGAGCAGACATAGATTATGCAACAGCAACAGCACAAACAACTTATGGAGCATTAGGAATTAAAGTATGGATATTTAATGGTGAAGTACTTCCAACTAAGGAAGGAGGAAACAAATAATGTTAATACCTAAGAGAACTAAATATAGAAAGCAATTCAGAGGTAAAATTGGTGGAATTGCAACTAAGGGAAATAAAGTAGATTTTGGTGATTATGGATTAGCAGCTAAAGAGTTTGGATGGATAACATCAAGACAAATAGAAGCATGCCGTATTACTATTAACAGAACTTTTAAAAGAGAAGGTAAAATTTGGATAAGAATATTTCCTGACAAACCTTATACTAAAAGACCAGAAGGAACAAGAATGGGTAAAGGTAAAGGTAATACAGAAGGTTGGGTAGCAGTTGTTAAAACTGGTAAAATCTTATTTGAAGTTGGTGGAGTTAGTGAAGAAAAAGCTAAGGAAGCTTTAAGAAAAGCTGGACACAAATTACCTATAAAAGTTAAGTTCGTAAGAAAAGAAGTAGGTGGTGAAAACTAATGACAGCTAAAGAAGTAAAAGAATTATCGGTTGAGCAATTAGAGACTAAGGAAAAAGAGTTAAAGTTAGAATTGTTCAATTTAAAACTACAAAAGACATTAGGTCAATTGCAAAACACTGCAAAAATAAAAACAGTAAGAAGAGATATTGCAAGAATAAAGACAATATTAACTGAGAAGAAATAGGAGGTTTCGTTGTGGAAAGAAACGAAAGAAAAATCAGAGAAGGTGTAGTTGTTTCTGATAAAATGGATAAAACGATTGTAGTAGTTGAAGAAACAATGAAACTACATAAGTTATATAAAAAGAGAGTTAAATTTTCTAAAAGATACAAAGCACACGATGAAAATAATGAATGTAAAGTAGGAGACAAAGTTAGAATTATGGAAACTAGACCTTTAAGTAAAGATAAAACTTGGAGATTAGTTAAAGTAATTGAAAAAGCTAAGTAGTGAGTGAGAGGAGGAACTGTAGTGGTTCAACAACAAACAATACTAAACGTTGCAGACAATACAGGTGCTAAGAAAATAATGGTTATAAGGGTACTAGGTGGATCTAGAAGAAGATTTGGTAGTATAGGAGATCTAGTTGTTGCATCTGTAAAAGAAGCTATCCCTAATGGGAATGTAAAAAAAGGTGACGTTGTTAAAGCGGTAATCGTTAGAACAAGAAAAGAAATAAAAAGACAAGACGGTTCATATATAAAATTTGATGATAATGCAGCAGTTATTTTAAATGCAGCATTAGAAATTAAAGGAACAAGAATTTTTGGACCTGTTGCAAGAGAATTGAGAGCTAAGAATTTTATGAAAATAGTTTCATTAGCTCCAGAAGTACTGTAGGAAGGGGTCTTAGATAATGATTAAATCAAAAATAAAATCAGTTCCAAGAAAATTACATGTAAAAACTGGAGATACAGTAGTAGTAATTAGTGGAAGATCGAATAAAGAACTAAGAAGTGAAAAATCTGGTCAATATGGGGATAAAGGAAAAGTTGCTAAAGTTTTAAAAGTATTCCCTAAGACAGGTAAAATAGTTGTTGAAGGTGTAAATGTTAAGAAAAAGCATATGAAACCTACACAAGTGAACACACAAGGTGAGATTGTGGAAAAAGAAGTACCTATATTTGCATCAAAAGTTATGTTATGGGATTCAGAAGCAAAAAAAGGAACAAGAGTAAGATATGAAATAAAAGATGGAAAAAAAGTCAGAATATCTGTTGTTTCTGGAAAAGAAATATAGGAAAGGAGGATACTAAATGGCAGAAAAATATATTCCAAGATTACAAAAAAAATATAATGAAGAAATAATATCTAATTTAATGAAAGAATTAGGATTAAAGAATATAATGGAAGTACCAAAACTTGAAAAAATAGTAGTAAATATGGGTATAGGTGAAGCAGTAAATAATACTAAATTAATAGAAGAAGGTATTAAACAATTAGCACAAATTACAGGACAACAACCTTTACCAAGAGCAGCTAGAAAATCAGAAGCAGGTTTTAAATTAAGAGAAGGTCAAAAAATTGGAGTAAGTGTTACTTTAAGAAAAGAAAAAATGTATGAATTTTTAGATAGATTAGTAAGTATCGCACTTCCAAGAGTTAGAGATTTTGAAGGTGTATCAAATAAAGCTTTTGATGGAAGAGGAAATTATACTTTAGGAATTAAAGAACAAATAGTATTCCCTGAAATTGAAATTGATAAAGTAGATAAAGTTTTAGGATTAGGTGTTACTATCGTAACATCAGCAAAAAATGATGAACAAGGAAGAGCATTACTTAGAGCATTCGGAATGCCGTTTGTAAAATAGTAGGAGGTATATTTAATGGCTAAAGTAGCTATGGTTCAAAAGAATTTAAAAAGAGAGAAAATAGTTGATAAATATGCTGCTAAAAGAGCAGAGTTAAAGGCTAGAATAAAAAAAGGTGATAGGGAAGCAGTTCTTGAATTGCAAAAATTACCAAGAAATGCATCACCAACAAGATTAAGAAACAGATGCCAAGTAAATGGTAGACCAAGAGGATATATGAGAGAATTCGGTATATCAAGAGTTATGTTTAGAAAGCTTGCTGGAGAAGGTGTAATACCTGGTGTACAAAAATCAAGCTGGTAAAATTTGAGAGGAGGACAATATGAACTTAACAGATCCTATTGCAGATATGCTTACAAGAATTAGAAATGCAAACTCAGCTAAACATAGTTTAGTATCAATTCCATATTCTAAAATAAAGGAAAGCATGGCAAACATTTTAAAAAATGAAGGTTATATAGTTGATTTTGAAATAAAAGAAGAAGGAAGCAAAAAAGATATAGTTGTTTCTTTAAAGTTCGTTGACGGTGAAGCCGTTGTTAAAGGGTTAAAAAGAATATCTAAACCTGGAAGAAGAGTTTATAGTTCAGTAGAAAACTTACCAAAAGTTTTAGGTGGATTAGGAATAGCAATTATTTCTACACCTAAGGGAGTTTTAACTGATAAAGAATGCAGAAAGCACAGTGTTGGTGGAGAGGTACTTTGTTACGTTTGGTAATCAACATTGCGGAAATAAATGCTAAGGAGGAAAAATGTCAAGAGTAGGTAAAAAAACTATCGTTATACCACAAGGTGTGGAAATTACTAACGATGGAAATATATATACTGTTAAAGGACCAAAAGGAACTTTAACAAGAGAATTATCTAGCGAAATAGTTATAAAAGTAGAAGGTAACGAAATTACTTGTGAAAGAAATAGTGAATTACCAGCTATAAGAGCTTTACATGGAACTACACGTGCTAATTTAAATAATATGATAGTTGGTGTAAGCCAAGGATTTACTAAAAAATTAGAACTTATAGGGGTTGGATATAGAGTACAAGCAAATGGTAAAGGATTAACATTAGCATTAGGTTATTCTCATCCAATAGAAGTAGGAGAAGTAGAAGGTATTAATTTTACTGTTCAAGGAAATAATAAAATAACTATTGAAGGTATTGATAAACAATTAGTAGGGCAAATAGCAGCAAACATTAGATCTAAGAGACCACCTGAACCATATAAAGGAAAAGGTGTTAAGTATGCTGATGAAATTATTAGAAGAAAAGAAGGAAAGAAAGGATAGGGTAGCTTATGTTTAAAAAAGTTGATAGACAAAAATTAAGAGTAAAGAAACATAAAAGTATTAGAAACAAAGTTAATGGTACTGAGCAAAGACCTAGACTTTCTGTTTACAGAAGTTTAAATAATATTTTTGCTCAAATTATAGATGACACAAAAGGTGTTACTTTAGTAACTGCATCAACAATAGATAAAGATGCTAAGGTTAAAGTTGGATCTAACTTAGAAGCAGCTAAAATTATTGGTGAAAGAATAGCTAAAAAAGCACTAGAAAAAGGAATTGAAACTGTTGTATTTGATAGAAGTGGTTATATTTATACAGGTAGAGTTAAGGCTTTAGCTGATGCTGCAAGAGAAGCAGGATTGAAATTCTAAGGATAAGGAGGATTTATTTTGGCTAAGGAAATTAAGACGAGTGAATATAAAGAAAGTCTTTTAAGAATAAGTAGAGTATCAAAAACAGTTAAAGGAGGAAGAAGAATTTCATTCTCTGTATTAGCAGCTGTTGGAGACGGAAAAGGTAAAGTTGGAATTGGATTAGGGAAAGCAAATGGTGTACCTGATGCAATTAAAAAAGCATTAGCAGTTGCTAAAAAGAGCATGGTTACTGTTTCATTAAAAGGTGGAACATTACCTCATGAACAAATTGGTAAATTTAATGCAACAACTGTATTATTGAAACCAGCAACAGAAGGGACAGGAGTAATTGCAGGATCTGCAACTAGAGAACTTCTTGAATTAGTTGGTGTAACTGATGTACTTACAAAAATAAGAGGGTCAAGAAATAAAGATAATATAGCAAGAGCTACAATAGATGGATTGACAAAATTAAGATCTATTGAAGAAGTTGCTAAATTAAGAGGAAAAACAATAGATGAAATAATAAGATAAGGCTAGGAGGAAAATTAATGTCTAGAGTAAAAATAACACTTATAAAAGG
Encoded here:
- the rplR gene encoding 50S ribosomal protein L18; protein product: MFKKVDRQKLRVKKHKSIRNKVNGTEQRPRLSVYRSLNNIFAQIIDDTKGVTLVTASTIDKDAKVKVGSNLEAAKIIGERIAKKALEKGIETVVFDRSGYIYTGRVKALADAAREAGLKF
- the rplF gene encoding 50S ribosomal protein L6, which codes for MSRVGKKTIVIPQGVEITNDGNIYTVKGPKGTLTRELSSEIVIKVEGNEITCERNSELPAIRALHGTTRANLNNMIVGVSQGFTKKLELIGVGYRVQANGKGLTLALGYSHPIEVGEVEGINFTVQGNNKITIEGIDKQLVGQIAANIRSKRPPEPYKGKGVKYADEIIRRKEGKKG
- the rpsS gene encoding 30S ribosomal protein S19, giving the protein MARSLKKGPFVDLHLLKKVEQMGEKKQVIKTWSRRSTIFPQFIGYTFAVYNGKKHIPVYVTDEMIGHKLGEFAPTRTFYGHGKDKKDKKK
- the rplP gene encoding 50S ribosomal protein L16, producing MLIPKRTKYRKQFRGKIGGIATKGNKVDFGDYGLAAKEFGWITSRQIEACRITINRTFKREGKIWIRIFPDKPYTKRPEGTRMGKGKGNTEGWVAVVKTGKILFEVGGVSEEKAKEALRKAGHKLPIKVKFVRKEVGGEN
- the rpsN gene encoding 30S ribosomal protein S14, which encodes MAKVAMVQKNLKREKIVDKYAAKRAELKARIKKGDREAVLELQKLPRNASPTRLRNRCQVNGRPRGYMREFGISRVMFRKLAGEGVIPGVQKSSW
- the rplE gene encoding 50S ribosomal protein L5; protein product: MAEKYIPRLQKKYNEEIISNLMKELGLKNIMEVPKLEKIVVNMGIGEAVNNTKLIEEGIKQLAQITGQQPLPRAARKSEAGFKLREGQKIGVSVTLRKEKMYEFLDRLVSIALPRVRDFEGVSNKAFDGRGNYTLGIKEQIVFPEIEIDKVDKVLGLGVTIVTSAKNDEQGRALLRAFGMPFVK
- the rpsE gene encoding 30S ribosomal protein S5, which produces MAKEIKTSEYKESLLRISRVSKTVKGGRRISFSVLAAVGDGKGKVGIGLGKANGVPDAIKKALAVAKKSMVTVSLKGGTLPHEQIGKFNATTVLLKPATEGTGVIAGSATRELLELVGVTDVLTKIRGSRNKDNIARATIDGLTKLRSIEEVAKLRGKTIDEIIR
- the rpmC gene encoding 50S ribosomal protein L29: MTAKEVKELSVEQLETKEKELKLELFNLKLQKTLGQLQNTAKIKTVRRDIARIKTILTEKK
- the rplN gene encoding 50S ribosomal protein L14, translating into MVQQQTILNVADNTGAKKIMVIRVLGGSRRRFGSIGDLVVASVKEAIPNGNVKKGDVVKAVIVRTRKEIKRQDGSYIKFDDNAAVILNAALEIKGTRIFGPVARELRAKNFMKIVSLAPEVL
- the rplX gene encoding 50S ribosomal protein L24, yielding MIKSKIKSVPRKLHVKTGDTVVVISGRSNKELRSEKSGQYGDKGKVAKVLKVFPKTGKIVVEGVNVKKKHMKPTQVNTQGEIVEKEVPIFASKVMLWDSEAKKGTRVRYEIKDGKKVRISVVSGKEI
- the rpsQ gene encoding 30S ribosomal protein S17, giving the protein MERNERKIREGVVVSDKMDKTIVVVEETMKLHKLYKKRVKFSKRYKAHDENNECKVGDKVRIMETRPLSKDKTWRLVKVIEKAK
- the rpsH gene encoding 30S ribosomal protein S8, whose amino-acid sequence is MNLTDPIADMLTRIRNANSAKHSLVSIPYSKIKESMANILKNEGYIVDFEIKEEGSKKDIVVSLKFVDGEAVVKGLKRISKPGRRVYSSVENLPKVLGGLGIAIISTPKGVLTDKECRKHSVGGEVLCYVW
- the rpsC gene encoding 30S ribosomal protein S3 — protein: MGQKVDPRGLRIGIVKTWNSSWFAEGKEYLNNFHEDLKIKDYIKKNYYHAGISNIYIERNSETEVTVIIETAKAGILIGRKGQEIEALRAKLEKMTGKKVNAKALEVKNPNKDAQLVAESIATAVEKRVAYKRAMQQAIQRAEKSGVKGIKIMVSGRLNGAEIARSEWTLSGRVPLHTLRADIDYATATAQTTYGALGIKVWIFNGEVLPTKEGGNK
- the rplV gene encoding 50S ribosomal protein L22; its protein translation is MAAYAKLTYQRLSPQKARLVADIVRGKNAEEALNILRFTNKKAAPLIEKVLRSAIANAEHNFGMDVNKLYVSKILIDKGPVLKRMNPRAMGRADVIRKPLAHITVEVDERNIEA